CGCCCTGGAGCATGTGGGACCACAAGGCCATTGTTGCTGCGGCGTTTCTCGTCGTTCTCGCCCTCACCTACGCCTTCTTCCGCGAAGCGGAGAGGCTTCAGGCTGCGCTTTCTCCTTCGGTCTTCCGCCTCGTCGCCCGGGTTATGGGCCTCGTCCTCGCCGCCCTCGCCGTCCAGATGGCCGGGGAGGGGGTACGGGGGTTCCTCGGCCCCAGTCCGGCGTAGAGGGCGCAATGACGGATGCCCGCGGGGTTTTGTGGGGTTGCCACATGGGCGTAAAAGCAGGGGAGTGATTTCTTCGTGGAAGGGTCGACCAGGCAGTACTTCGAAGAGCGGGCCGAAGGTTGGGACGCGAACATCCGCCCGGAAACGCGCGAACGCTTGGCCCGGATCGTGCGAGATCTCGGTATAAGACCCGGGAGCTACGTCTTGGACGTAGGAAGTGGAACGGGAATTTTGATCCCTCTTCTCTTAGAGGCCGTAGGTCCGGAAGGAAAAGTTACGGCCTTTGATCTGGCTGAAAAGATGCTCGCCCTTGCGAAGGAAAAGTATGGGGGCGAAAGGGTGGAGTTCGTCCAAGGGGATATCGCAAACGCTCCCTTTCCAGATGGGACTTTCGACGAAGTTGTGTGCAACTCCAGTTTTCCGCACTTCGAAGATCGGGCGCGCGCAGTGCAGGAGATGTTTCGGATAGTGAAGCCCGGCGGGCGAGTGGCGGTCTTCCACCCGATGAGCCGAGAAGCGGTCAACGATGTGCACCGCAAGTTGGGCGGCGTCGTGCGGGACCACCTTTTGCCCGAAGACGAGGAAATGCGTCGCCTGTTTCGAGACGCTGGGTTTTCAGAGATACAACTCGTCAACCGTTCCGACCTCTACCTGGTAACGGCCCGCAAACCCGAGACTTTTCCCTCGTAGGGCCGATTCCGGGGTCTACTCCTTCGCCCGAGGGCGCCGAATGCGGGCGGCATAGCGTCTCGCCGGTCGCTTTGGTATGCTTACAAAGACAACCCTGTACGGGGATCGGAATCGAAGAGAAGTCGCATGTGGAGCGGGGAGGGGCGGCCGTGCGGAAGTTTCCCGTAGAACTCGAAGTGCGCGGAGGAGTTCTCTTTTTCGGTGGCGTGAGCGCCGTCGAACTGGCCGAGAGGTTCGGCACGCCTCTCCTCGTCTACGAAGAGGATAAGATCCGCCGGGCCATGCGCGAGTTTCGCGAAACCTTGTCCGGGTTGGGCGTGCGCTACCGGCTCTTTTACGCGTGTAAGGCGTACTGCAGCTTGGCCATGGCCCACGTCGTGCGCGAAGAAGGTTTTGGCGCGGACGT
This is a stretch of genomic DNA from Brockia lithotrophica. It encodes these proteins:
- a CDS encoding class I SAM-dependent methyltransferase; translated protein: MEGSTRQYFEERAEGWDANIRPETRERLARIVRDLGIRPGSYVLDVGSGTGILIPLLLEAVGPEGKVTAFDLAEKMLALAKEKYGGERVEFVQGDIANAPFPDGTFDEVVCNSSFPHFEDRARAVQEMFRIVKPGGRVAVFHPMSREAVNDVHRKLGGVVRDHLLPEDEEMRRLFRDAGFSEIQLVNRSDLYLVTARKPETFPS